Below is a window of Clavibacter michiganensis subsp. tessellarius DNA.
GACTGGGACGGGTGGATCCTCACCCCGCGCCTTGGTGACGGCTCGCACGGGCCCTTCAGCAGTGCCGAGGCCGCGTTCGGGTGGTGGCTGCAGCACCGCGACTCCCTGCCGCCTCCACGGCGCGTGTGGCGCAACGGAGACCCGTGGGAGCCGAGGGACAGCGGGGACTAGCAGTGCGCGCAGCGCCGGGTAGCAGCAACGTCGGCGGCCAGTCGTAGGGTCCCCAACATGAGCCGATCCATCAGCGCCCTACGCGCCATGACAGACGAACAGCTGATCAAGGAGCACGACGAGCACACGACGCACACGGTCGTGGGGACCGGGTACTACGTCGAGGAGCTCGATCGACGATCGCGAGAGAGAGCCACGGAGGCAAGCCAGCGCCTCGCTGACGAGGGCGTGAAGCTGTCACGGCGCACCCACGCCCTCACCTTGGTCAGCGCGGGGATGTCAGCGCTCGCCCTTGTGGCGGCTGTCCTGGCCCTCTTCCTGAGCTGAACCCCGATCTGGGGCGGTCTGCAGCCTCTCCGCCCACCTACGCTCCGAGCATGGGACTGTGGGCATGGCTAACGAAGCCGAGGACGACGAAGCTGATGGCGGATGCGCCTGCACCGCGCGTCGTGGTCAAGACCGTCGGCGTCCCCCGAGAGGCCACAGCCCGACGCCGCGCCGACCTGCACGTGAACAAGCTGCACATCGTGGACCTGCGTAGCCTCGAGGCCCGTCGCTTCCGCATCGTCGGCAGCACGTACGTCTGCTCCGAACGGGACCGGAAGGTCTACGGCGGCACCCAGTACCTCCTCGTCCGCGAGCCCGACAACCGCGTCGACGGCAATGCGGTCGCGGTCTACGGGAAGGGCCGGCACCTCGGCTACACCTCCACCACCAAGGCAGCCGGGCTGGCCCCCCTGCTCGATCGTCTAGGCGCCGACGCCTATCTCGTCAACGGGGCCGCGGCCACAGACGCGTCGATCAAGCTCTGGGCCGATCTCCCCACCCTGCCGGGACTGCGCGCGCACGTCGCCGCCACCAGCTGACAGGGACCCGAACAGGGGCCTGGGCGCCCTCCTCCCGACTCCGTACGCTCGACGGGACTCAGGAGGACCTATGACTCGAACAGCCCTCGCCCTGCCCGTCCTCGCGCTCCTGCTGGCCGCCGGCCTCAGCGGTTGCTCCACCGAGGCCACACAAGAACCCGCCGCCTCAGCCCCTGCCACGTCCGCGCCTGCAGCCGACTCCGAGATCGCCACCGCCGCCCAGGCACTCGTCGGCGGATCCGTCACCGCCGCCACCGAGACCGAGCCCGGCCGACTCCAGCTCGACACCACGATCGTCGACCCCCGCGGTGAGGACGGCAGCCCCGAAGCCCTCGAGGCGCTCGACCTGTGCGAGCAGGCGAAGGCCATCCCGGGCGTGACGCACGTGTCCGTCATGGAGGCGGACGGCACCAGCTTCGTGCTCGCCGGCCACCCGTCCTACGGCGAGAACTGCACCGAGGTCTGAGCAGATGGGTACAAGTGGCGCTCTCCACCTCCGAACTCCTGACGCATCCGGCCGCTGGTATTAAGCCGAGGGCGGACAACACACCTCCCCCTCCACGAGGAATGGAGAACCACATGCGCGACACCGAATGGGATGACTGAGTCATCGAAGCGAACAAAGACCTGTACGACCCCGAGGACACCGAAGTCGAGGACGCCGACGAGTAGGCGCCCAGAAACAGCAGAAGCCCCCGACGTCCCTCCTGAGAGGTGGCGCCGAGGGCGTCGCTCCTGGTGACTCGCCCTTGGCCCGCGGACGTACTAGTGGGGTCACGTGGATTTTGTGCGCGTAGGGCGACGCAAGGATCTAAGCGTCGACACAAGACCGCCGCATGGTCCACTTCCCCGTGTCCGTTGCTGCCGCTCATGAAGAGTGCCGGTCGCGAGCGCCAGGTGCACAGTGTCGGGATGATTACGCCCGAGGGCCACGACTTCGATCACAGTCAAGACGGCGGGAGCTCGTACGGAGACTGCCGATGGATCCCGCTCCGCGGCTGCCGCCCGATCAGCGGCCAGCGCTTCCGCGACGAGCGAGAGCAGCTGCTCACGCAGCTCCTATCGGATCATGCGCCGCATGAGTCATTCGTAGTCCGATACCTGCCCAGCACGGCCGAGTGCCGCCAGATCGAGTGTCGCCTAATCCCGGTCCTCCGGAGATCCAAGAGGTCGTGCGTTACGAGTCGCAGCCGCCCGAGATCGATGAGGGCTGGGCTACAGGTTTAAGAGCTGCTCGATCCATGGCAACACGTTCTCGTGCGCCCACTCCGCAGTACGAGCGAGGCCACGAAGGCTGTTGACGTAGTCAATGATCTTCCTCACTAGTGCGAGCTTTTCGACGCGAGGCTTGCCCTGGATCTTCTCCGCGATCGCTCCCGCCAGAGGGTCGTCTTGTGCGAGGAGCTTGCCCTCTGTCTCCAGCCCGAATTCCTCGGCGACCTCGTCGCGGATTCCGGGGTTGGCGAGCACCTTCTGTAGGTGGGCGAGGGTGGTCTGAACGGAGTCGAGAGCATCTCTGCTCCACTGGGGAGCGGTGATGGCTGTCGCTACGCCGTCGGCGTCGAACGAATAGGTGCCGTCCATCATCCGTCCAGTGCGGCCACAACCAGGGACAGGGCAGTCCTCTAGATTCTGCGACAGCTCGAGCGTGTGGGGCCCGTTAATTTGGAACGCGCGGGAGATGAATGGACCATGCACGGGGCAGACGGAGGCGACGGGGCTCATAACCCGAGACTAGGCTCCAAACGCCGATTGCCCCCCCGGCCGCCCCTGAGGTGGGGCCGCCCAGGGGGCATCAGTGTCGTGCGAAGCGCTCACTGTGTAAGACATGGGGAATCGCAAACGGCGGGTAGCCGCAGGGCATTGGACATCGGCGGGGTCGCCGTGGTCGGAGTGTTCGTGATGACGCTGCGCAGGGTTTCCCTGTCCGGACCCGCCACGAGGTCAACGACGACCTCGACGCCGTTTGAGCAGCCTTCGATCACGCCCGCACAGCGTCAGGAGTCCGCAAAGTGTGGACACGCGCCGACTCGGGCGTCTCCCCGATGCCCCTACTCCCCGGCATTTCGGGTCTGCAAGCGCCTCGCAGATGGTGCCCCCGCAGGGACTCGAACCCTGACCTGTAGCGATTTTAAGTCGCCCGTCTCTGCCAATTGGACTACGGGGGCATGGCGCCGAGGCGCTCCCGACAGCCTACGGTCGGCTGGCATCCGCGGTGCGCCCGGGCATGACGACGGCCCGCAGGCTGGTGCCTGCGGGCCGTAGTCGGTGGAGCTAAGGCGTCACGCGGATCAGGCCGTGCGGTCCTCGTCCTTGGTCTCCGCGCTGGGCGCGGAGCTGTAGCTGCCGGCGAGAGCCGGGGACTTCTCGCCCTCGCTGGGCGCATCGGCCTTGTCGTCGGCGGCCTTCTTGGCAGGCGCCTCCTCCTTCTTCGCGGGCGCGGCCGGAGCGGCGTCCGCGGCGGGGCGCGGGCGCGACGCGAACGTCTCGAACGCGGTGCGCGGGGTCTCGCGCGCCTCGAGGGAGACGATGTCGCGGCCCCAGACGAGGTTGTTCAGCCAGCCCGTGACGACGCGCGCCTTGCGCTCGAAGGACGGGATCGCGAGGCCGTGGTATCCGCGGTGCATGACCCACGCCGGGAAGCCGGTGATGCCGAGCTTGCCGGACTGGAACGCTCCCTGGTACAGACCGAGGCCCGCGACGGCGCCGAGGTTCTTGTGGAAGTAGTCGGTGATGCCCTCGCCGCGGAGGCTCGCGGTGAGGTTCCTCGCCATGAGCTTGCCCTGGCGGACGGCGTGCTGCGCGTTGGGCACGCAGAAGCCGCCGACGCCGCCGCCCGTGAGGTCGGGGGTGGCCGCCACGTCGCCGGCGCCCCAGGCGTCCGCGACGATGCCGTCGTCGCCCTCGACGCGACCGTCGGCGCGCACGCGCAGGCGCCCGCGCTCCTCGATCGGGAGGTCGGTGTTCTTGAGCATGGGGCTGGCCATGACGCCCGCGGTCCAGACGATGACGTCGGACTCGAAGGACTCGCCGGTCGACAGCTCGACGACGCCGCCGACGGCGGACTTGAGCTGCGTGTCGAGGTGCACGAGCGCGCCGCGCTCGGCGAGGTTCTTCAGCACCCAGTGGCTGGTCTCGAGCGACACCTCGGGCATGATGCGGCCCATCGCCTCGATGAGGTGGAAGTGCGTGTCCTCGAAGTCGATCTCCGGGTACTTCTTCACGAGGTCGGTCGCGATGCTGCGCATCTCGGCGAACACCTCGATGCCCGCGAAGCCGCCACCGACCACCACGAAGGTGAGGAGGCGGTCGCGCTCGGGGCCGGCCGGCAGCGTGGCCGCGCGGTCGAAGTTGGCGAAGATGCGGTCGCGGATGGCGACGGCCTCCTCGATGGTCTTGAGGCCGATGGCCTCGTCCGCGACGCCCGGGATCGGGAACGTGCGCGAGACGCTGCCCGCGGTGACGACGATGATGTCGTAGGAGAACTCGTACGGCTCGCCCACGGGCGGCGTGATGGTCGCCGTCTTCGACGCGTGGTCGATGCCCGTCACCTTGGCGGTGACGACGTTCGTGGTGCGCAGGTGGCGTCGCTGGGACACCACGGCGTGACGCGGCTCGATGGAGCCGGAGACGACCTCGGGCAGGAACGGCTGGTACGTCATGTACGGCAGCGGGTCGACCATGGTGACCTCGGCCTCGCCGGATCGGAGGTGCGACTCGAGCTTCCATGCCGTGTAGAAACCGGCGTAGCCGCCGCCGACGATCAGGATTTTGGGCACGATGGATGACTCCCTGCAGATTGTGGTCGGATTCAGGCTACTCCCTCCGGAGCAGCCGTCTGAAATGCCGGACCGCCAGCACGGACAGCGCCGCCGCCGCGCCCGCGAAGAGGGAGAGGACGAGGGCCGGGATACCCACCTGGCGGAGCGCGCCGACGGTCGGCAGCGCGTCGGCCGCGGGGTCGGCTGGCGCGGCGTCCGCGGGCACCGTGGGGGCGGGATCCGCCGTCGCGCCGGCCTCGGGCGTCGGCGTCGCGACGGGCGCGCGGCGGTACAGGCGCACCCACTCCTCGAGGTCGCCGAGCGGCTTCCCGCTGGCCGGCGCGACCTCGGCGGTCACGGCGGCGGCCGCGTCGACGAGCCCGCGGCCGTAGATCTCCGGCTGCCCCTTCTGCTGTGCGGTGGCGAGCACGCGCTCGACCACGTCGTCGGCCTTCAGCTCCGGATGCGCGGCCCGCACGAGCGCGACCACGCCGGAGACGAGCGGCGCCGCCCCGCTGGTGCCGCTCCACTGCACGTACCCGCCGCCGGGCGCGACGCCCACGAGCTGCTCGCTCGGCGCCGCGACCGCGATGGTGATGCCCTGCGACGACGCGTCGAAGCTGGCTGCGCCCGACCGGTCGACGCCCGCGACCGCGAGCACCCCGGGGATCGTCGCGGGCGCGCCGACCTCGGTCGTGCCGCTCCCCCGGTTGCCGGCCGCGGCGACCACCACGACGTCGTGCTCGTAGGCGTAGAGGAAGGCGCGGTCCCAGCTCTCCGGCCAGTCGAGCGAGTTGCGCGTGAGCGACATGTTGATGACGCTCGCGCCGTTGTCGACGGCCCAGCGCACGGCGTCGGCGATCTGCGCGTCCTCGTCGCGCGCGCCCGGGGTCGGGCCGCCGAGCGCGACCGAGACGCTGAGGATGCTCGCGGCCGGGGCCACGCCGATCACGCCGGAGCCGGTGCCCGTGCCGCGGCCGGCGAGGAGTGACGCGACCATGGTGCCGTGCTCGCTGGAGGCGCCGACCGGGCGTGTGCCGTCCGCGGATCCGACGCCCGAGACGTCCGTGCCGCCCACGACCGCGCCGCGCAGGTCCGCGACCGAGGCGTCGACGCCCGTGTCGATGACGGCGACCTTCACGCCCTCGCCGCGCGTCGTGCTCCAGGCGCGCTGGACGCCGTAGTCGGCGAGCCAGTACTCCCGCTCACGTACCGGATCCGCGACGGCGGGCGAGGCGGCGGCGAGCACGGAGGCCAGCGCGAGGGCGGCGACGACGACCCCGCGGGCGGCGCCGCGGATCATGCGGCGTCGTGGTCGGCGCACTCGCAGACGTCCGGCGACCAGGAGGCGCGGGCCAGCGCGATGTCGCCGATGGGGTTCACGCCCGGCCCGGCCGCCAGCGCGTGGCCGGCGAGCGCGTGCAGGCACTTGACGCGCACGGGCATGCCGCCGGCGGAGACGCCGGCGAGCTCGGGCACCACGAGGATCGACTCGCGGTCGGCGAGGTACGAGGCGTGGGCCGCGGCGTACGCGTCGCGCATCGCCTCGTCCTCGGCGAGGTCGTCCTGCAGCTCGGCCATGACGTGCTCGGCCTCGAGGTGCGAGATGGCCGCGGTGGCCGCGGGGTGGCACAGGTAGTAGAGCGTGGGGAACGGCGTGCCGTCGCTGAGGCGCGGGGCCGTGCTCACCACGGTGGGGTTGCCGCAGACGCAGCGCGCGGCGATGCCGACCACGTCGCGCGCGGGCCGCCCGAGCTGGGCGGAGACGACGCGCACGTCGCGCTCGGAGGGCGGGTCGAAGGGGGGTCGGGTCACTGGTCGCCTCCCTGGACGGATCCCTGGAGCTGGTCGGGCGGGGTGTCGCTGAGCCCGCTGGTGAGGGCGGAGCCGAGGAGGGCCTGGACCCAGTCCTGCTTCGTCTCCTGCAGGTCGTCGCTGATGGGGGCGCCGTCCGGCGTGGTGGCCGCCGCCTGGCCGCCCGTCGCGGGCAGGCCGCGCACGAGGTAGCTGGTCTCGCCGGGCATCACGTAGAAGAGGCGGTCGCGCACCTGCGCCTTGAGGAAGGCGGGGTCGTCGTAGCGGGCGCGCTGGTCTTGGAGCTGCGCGATGGTCTGCTTCTGCGCGTCGACCGCGCTCTGCAGGCTGCTCAGCTGCTGCCGCTGCTCGAGGTAGATGCGGAGGCCGGGCGCGAGGACCACGACGGTGAGGACGAGGAGCACGAGCACCATCGCGGAGAACCCGGAGAAGCGCATGCTGCGGAGCCAGTTGCCGGCGGGGGCGTCGCCGTCCGGCAGGGCGACGGGGACGCGCTCGGTGCGCGGGCGCTCGGACCGGCGGGACCGGAGGGCGTCGAGGCCGGGGAAGCGGGCCATCGGTCCTCCTTCGTTCATCGGTGGTGCGGTGTCGGTGGTGCGGGTGGTGCGGGACGGCGGCGGCGGGGCGTCGGGCCTCGTGGCCCGCCGCCCCGCCGCGTCGTCGGTGGTGCGCCGCCGGTCCGCCCGCCCCGGTGGGCGCGGGCGGACCAGGCGGATCAGCCCTGGAAGCGCGGGAAGGCGCCGCGACCGGCGTAGACCGCGGCGGCGCCGAGGTCCTGCTCGATGCGGAGGAGCTGGTTGTACTTCGCGACGCGCTCGCTGCGGGCGGGGGCGCCGGTCTTGATCTGGCCCGCCTCCACCGCGACCGCGAGGTCGGCGATGGTGGTGTCCTCGGTCTCGCCCGAACGGTGCGACAGCACGGTGGTGTAGCCGCTGCGCTGCGCGAGGGCGACCGCGTCGAGCGTCTCGGTGAGCGTGCCGATCTGGTTGACCTTGACGAGGATCGAGTTGGCGACGCCGCGCGTGATGCCGTCGGCGAGGCGCTTCGGGTTCGTGACGAAGAGGTCGTCTCCGACGATCTGCACCTTGGAGCCGAGCTCGGCGGTGAAGTGGTCGTAGCCGGCCCAGTCGTCCTCGTCCAGCGGGTCCTCGATGGTGATGAGGGGGTAGGACGCGACGAGGTCGGCGAAGTACGAGGTCATGTGCGCCGCGTCCACCTTCTGGCCCTCGAACGTGTACGCGCCGTCGGAGTAGAACTCGCTGGACGCGACGTCGAGGCCGAGCGCGATCTGCTTGCCGGGCGTGAAGCCGGCGGACTCGATGGCCTCCATGAGCAGGTCGAGCGCGGCGCGGTTGCTGTCGAGGTTCGGGGCGAAGCCGCCCTCGTCGCCGAGGCCGGTGGACAGGCCCTTCTTCTTCAGCAGGCTCTTGAGCGCGTGGTACGTCTCGACGCCCCAGCGCAGGCCCTCGGAGAAGGTGGACGCGCCGACGGGCAGGATCATGAACTCCTGGATGTCGACGTTGGTGTCGGCGTGCGAGCCGCCGTTGATGACGTTCAGCATGGGGACGGGCAGCGTGTGCGCGTTCGGGCCGCCGAGGTAGCGGTAGAGGGGCAGCTCGGCCGAGTCGGCCGCGGCCTTCGCCACCGCGAGGGAGACGCCGAGGAGCGCGTTCGCGCCGAGGCGGGACTTGTTCTCGGTGCCGTCGAGCTCGATCATCGTGGCGTCGATGATGCGCTGGTCGGCCGCGTCGAGGTCCTGGATGGCGGGGGCGATCTCGTCGCGCACCGCGGCCACGGCCTTCTGGACGCCCTTGCCCAGGTAGCGACCCGCGTCGCCGTCGCGCAGCTCGTACGCCTCGAACGCGCCGGTGGAGGCGCCGGACGGGACGGCGGCACGCGTGAACGTGCCGTCCTCGAGGAGCACCTCGACCTCGACGGTCGGGTTGCCCCGGGAGTCGAGGATCTCGCGTGCGTTGACTGCTTCGATGGCTGCCACGGAATGGTCTCCTTGCGTTGCGGTGGGGGGTGGGAAGTCGGGTCCATCCTAGCCGCGGGCCCCTCGCGGGCCGCGGGCGGCGGCGCCCCCGCGCAGGTGTCGCGCAGGTGACGGATCAGCCGCGCGGGCCGCCGTCGAGCGGGCGCTCCTGGAGGCTCGCGGCGTCGGCCGTGTCGGCGTCGACGGCCGCGAACGTGCGGAAGCCCTGCTGCTTGAGCGCCTCGAGGAGCGGCGCGACGTTCTTCGGCCGCGGCTCCAGCCGCACGCGTCGGCCGGAGGCGACGAGCTCGGCCTTGAGGCGCGCGAGCACGGCGACGGGGGTCCGCCGGTCGTGCACGAGCGCGATGGCGTCGGCCTCCTCCGCGGCGGGCAGGACGGCCAGGTCGACGATCCGCTCGAAGCCGATGGAGAAGCCGGCCGCCGGCACGTCCTGGCCGAGGAAGCGGCCGATCATCCCGTCGTAGCGGCCGCCGCCGCCCACCGAGCTGCCGGACGCGGGGTGCGCGATCTCGAAGATCGTGCCCGTGTAGTAGCCCATGCCGCGCACGAGCGTCGGGTCGAAGCGGAGGGTGACGCCCTCGGGCAGGCCGACGAGCGCCTCCGCGAGCGTCTCGAGGTCGGCGACCGCGTCGGGGTCGACGCCGGCGGGGAGGATCCCGGTGATCGCCGCGGTCGTGAGCGGCACGCCGCCGTCGGCGAGCGCGGGCTCGATGCGCTCGAGGATCCCGCCCAGCACCGCCGCCGCATCCGCCCCGCCCTCGGCGAGCTCCGCCACGACGCCGGCCGCGCCGATCTTGTCGAGCTTGTCGATGCTGATGAGCGCCTGCGCCTGGCGCTCCGCCGCGAACCCGCAGGAGTCGAGGATGCCCGCGAGGAGGCGCCGGTCGTTCACGCGGATCGTGCAGCCCGTGAGCCCGAGGGCCGCGAGCGTGGCCGCGGTGGCGGAGATCAGCTCGACCTCGGCCAGCTGCCCGGCCTCGCCGATGACGTCGATGTCGCACTGCATGAACTGGCGGTAGCGCCCCTTCTGCGGGCGCTCGGCGCGCCAGACGGGCGCGGCCTGGATCGACCGGAAGACGCCCGGCAGCTCCGCGCGGTGGGAGGCGTAGAACCGCGCGAGCGGCACGGTGAGGTCGAAGCGGAGCCCGAGGTCGGAGAGGGCGAGCACGTCGCCGGCGTCGGCGGCCGCGTGCAGGTCGTCGCCCGAGAGGCCGCGCTTCAGCACCGAGTAGGCGAGCTTCTCGTTGTCGCCGCCGAGGCCCGCGTGCAGCCGGCCCGACTCCTCGACCACGGGCGTCTCGATCTCGTCGAAGCCGTGCGCGCGGTAGGTGCGGCGGATGATGGCGAGCGCCTGCTCGCGGCGGGCCTTCTCGGCGGGCAGGAAGTCGCGCATGCCGCGGGGCGGCGTGATCTGCTGGGGCATCCCCCGATTCTGTCAGGCGGCGCGGTGCCGGTCAGTCGTCACGGTGCCGGTCTGGCGAGCCGGGCGCGCGCGGGCGGTCCGGCAGGTCGAGCCAGGGGCGGATCCGCGGGACGAACGCGTCGACGAGCGCCTCGAAGCCGCGCATGGCCCGGACGCGGTCGCCCGAGATCACGAAGTCGAACTGGAGGCCGTACGACCCGGCCTGCAGGAGGTCGGCCGTGTCGACCGCGACGTCCTCGGGCACGTCGTGCGCGACCATCCACTCGAGGCCGAACCGCCGCCACGCTGCGACGCTCGCGATGGCGTGCGGGCGCACCATGCCGTCCCGCGTGCGGAGGAGCGCGGCCTCGAACTCGAGCCGTTGGAAGTCGCGGTTGACGTCGGTGAGGCGCCACCGCCACGCCTGCGTCGCCCACGCGCGGAGCTCGGTCGCCGGGATCGTGCGGGGGTCGCCCTCCACCATCTCCGCCTGACGCGCGTCGATCGCCTCCATCGCCGCGTCCAGCAGCCGCTCCTTCGTGCCGAAGTGGTAGACGAGCACGAACGTGCTCTCGCCCAGCGCGTCCGCGAGGCCGCGGAAGGTCACCGACTGGAGCGGATGCGCGCGGAGGTGGTCGAGGATGTGGGCCAGCAGGTCCTGGCGGCGATGCGGATCCGGGGCTGCCACCGCCTCACCATAACGCTTGTGATGGACGCTCGGCGAAGACCCGTACGGTGTGGGTGCCTGGACTGTCCGCCGTCTCCTTCGGGTGGATGCGGTGGACGAGGCGCCCCGGGATCGGGTAAATCCCGGACGGCGCCCCCGCGGGCCGGACGACGCCTACGCGCTCCGGCCCGCGTCGGGGTCCGGATCGCCGACGGCCGCTGCGCCGTCCGCCGTCCCGTGCTCCCCCGCGTCGCCCGGGCGCTCCGGCTCGGCCGCGCGGATCTCGTCCGTCAGCGAGCGCAGCGTCGTCCGCAGCGCGCGCTCCGCGTCGAGCCCGCGCGACCGCGCCGACACGACGACGGCGAGCAGCAGCCGCCCGAGGTCGTCCTCGTCGTCCACCGGGATCGCGGCGGGCGCGCCCGCGTCGAGCAGGCCGATGCGCTCCGCCCGGCCGAGCAGCTTGTCGGCGAGCGCGAGCGACGGCAGCGCCCGCGGGATCCCGTCGAGCACGCTCGTGCGCGCCGACTTCTCGCGGTCCTTGGCGGCGCCCCAGACCCGCAGGACCTCCTCCACGGTGTCGGCGCGCTCGTCGCCGAACACGTGCGGGTGGCGGCGCACCATCTTCTCCGTCGCGATGCGGGCGACGTCAGCGAGGTCGAAGCCCTCCCCCTCGGTGCGGGCGATGTCGGCGTGGAAGACCACCTGCAGCAGCACGTCCGCGAGCTCCTCGCGCATGCCCGGCACGTCGTCGGTCTCGATCGCCTCGACCAGCTCGTGGCTCTCCTCGAGCAGGTACGGCACGAGGCTCCGGTGCGTCTGCTCCCGGTTCCAGACGCAGCCGTCGGGCGCGCGGAGCACGGCCATCGCGTCGGCGAGCGCGGCGACGGCGTCGGCGTCGGCCGGAGCGGAGGAGGCGGATGCATCGGAGGCGGATGCGGACGGGATCGCGGGCTCGCTCATCCCGCCAGTCTCGCACCGGCTGTTCGGCCTCCTCCCGGTCCGATCGCCGTGAGCTCCGCCGGCTGCTCGAGACCCTCGCCTCCGGACGTGTGCCTCCTGGCCCTGGTGGCACTCGACGGCCTGTCCCGACGAGACTCGTCGCGAGCCTCGTCGCGACCTGCCTCGACGCCGGGCACCAGACCCGCCCGTGGAGCCCGGAGCGGCCGGGATCACACCACGACTTCCGATCCGCATCAAGGTCCGAGGCTCACGCCGACGCGCCTCTCAGCAGTGGGTAGCCTTCCTCCTTACGAGCGACGGGACCACCGGGACAGATGGCTGAACGAAATGCACCGATACCGATACCGCGACTGCTGCTGCACCTGACGGCCGGAGCCTTCATCGCCGGGGTGTTCTGGGTCGGTAGCTCGATAGCGTCGTTTCCGACGAATCCAGGCAGCGATGGATCACCACGATTCGACTGGGTCGCGAACGGCGGGACAGCGCTCGGCGAAACGACCGTCACCGGGATCCTGGCCTACACGGCAGTGGCTCTCGTGTTGTACGGGATCTCATTGGGTGGGCAGTCGTCGTTCGACAATGCGGACCACCGGGCACGGGTCCGTCGCAGCATGGGTGTGGTCGGGCTGCTTGTAGCAATGGCCGCGATGGTGCTCGCTGTGTTCGCGATAGGCGCGGCCTGCGTGGATGCGATGGCCCGACCGTCGTTGGTGGTCGTGCTACCCATGACCGTGATCTGCTGGGCGTTGGGCATCGAGGTCGGTCGCTTCAACGTCGCCGACCGAGACACTCAGCTCCTGCGTGCGCGGTCCGACTTGGCGCGCATCCAGATCCAGCTGCGGGGACTTCTCCACCGGTCGAGACGGAGGGCCTTCGTGTACCTCGCGATAGCCGCTCACGTCGCACCTCTCGCGATCGCCTCCGCGGCGGTATTCGATGCCGCGCCATCGGTGAGGATGTTCAACTTCGCCTTCTCCTTTCTGGCGGCGTTCTTGAATCTCAGCTTCCTGGCGCACGCCAGCGCAGCCTCGCTCGTGGCGAGCCCCCGGATCCGGAGGGTGGGAGCGAGGGCGGGGTTCTACGGGATGTACGCCGTGCTGGCCGCGCTGTTCAGCCTGTGCCTGTTCGTGGCGCAGCCCGAGGCTCCGCCTGTCTGGACGTTGGCTTTCACCTCGGCTCTGGCACTCCTCCTGCCAACGCTGTTCCACAAGATCTTCATGCCGGAGTCGCGCCTGCGGGAGCTCTCCCTATCGACCGCCCTTGCCAGGATCTGCTTCAACGACCTGATGCAAGCTGAACGGAGAGCGGCGGAGCGCATCAGGGAGATCGAGGTGCGAGAGCGGGAGGAGCGGAGCACCATGCGCACGCTGCGGTTCAGAAGGTAGGACAAGGTCCACGCTCGGATGTCCGGGCGCGATTGACCCTGCCGGGACTCCGGCACGCCGGCTCCTCCGACGGCCAAGACCTCGTGATCGGCACGGGATGCGCAGCGGAGCGCACCGTCACCAGTGGCAGCCCCTGAGGCGATGCCCCGACCGACGCGTCGGCGGTCGGCGCGCGGCGGCCGCCGATCACGCCTTCGGCGCCGACTCCTTCGCGGCCGGCGCCGGCTCCACCGTGAAGACGGCGTCGAGCAGCTGCCGCACCCAGTCCACGAGCTCGGCGTCGGGCAGCGGCTCGCCGTCGCGCTTGGGCAGCGGGACCGTCACGGCGTTGGTCTGCGCGAACAGCCTGCTGCCCGGGTACATGCGCTGGAGGCGCACCTGCTTGCTGTCGGCGAGGTCCGCGGGCGCGATGCGGAGGTTCGGCCCCATCGCGACGACCTCGCTGAGGCCGGCCCGCTGCGCCACGCGACGCAGGCGCGAGACCCGCACCAGGTTGTCGACCTCGACGGGGGGCTCGCCGTAGCGGTCGGACAGCTCCTCGATGACCCGGTCGATCTGGTCGTCGGTCGCCGTGGGCGAGGCCGCCGTCGAGAGCTTCTGGTACGCCTCCAGGCGCAGCCGCTCGCTGTCCACGTACTCCTCGGGGATGTGCGCGTCGACCGGCAGCTCGAGCCGGAGCTCGGTCTGCCCCTCCGCGACGTCGCCGCGGAACGTGGAGACGGCCTCCCCGATCATCCGCAGGTAGAGGTCGAAGCCGACGCCCTGGATGTGGCCGGACTGCTCGCCGCCCAGCAGGTTGCCGGCGCCGCGGATCT
It encodes the following:
- a CDS encoding HIRAN domain-containing protein — its product is MGLWAWLTKPRTTKLMADAPAPRVVVKTVGVPREATARRRADLHVNKLHIVDLRSLEARRFRIVGSTYVCSERDRKVYGGTQYLLVREPDNRVDGNAVAVYGKGRHLGYTSTTKAAGLAPLLDRLGADAYLVNGAAATDASIKLWADLPTLPGLRAHVAATS
- a CDS encoding NAD(P)/FAD-dependent oxidoreductase; its protein translation is MPKILIVGGGYAGFYTAWKLESHLRSGEAEVTMVDPLPYMTYQPFLPEVVSGSIEPRHAVVSQRRHLRTTNVVTAKVTGIDHASKTATITPPVGEPYEFSYDIIVVTAGSVSRTFPIPGVADEAIGLKTIEEAVAIRDRIFANFDRAATLPAGPERDRLLTFVVVGGGFAGIEVFAEMRSIATDLVKKYPEIDFEDTHFHLIEAMGRIMPEVSLETSHWVLKNLAERGALVHLDTQLKSAVGGVVELSTGESFESDVIVWTAGVMASPMLKNTDLPIEERGRLRVRADGRVEGDDGIVADAWGAGDVAATPDLTGGGVGGFCVPNAQHAVRQGKLMARNLTASLRGEGITDYFHKNLGAVAGLGLYQGAFQSGKLGITGFPAWVMHRGYHGLAIPSFERKARVVTGWLNNLVWGRDIVSLEARETPRTAFETFASRPRPAADAAPAAPAKKEEAPAKKAADDKADAPSEGEKSPALAGSYSSAPSAETKDEDRTA
- a CDS encoding S8 family peptidase encodes the protein MIRGAARGVVVAALALASVLAAASPAVADPVREREYWLADYGVQRAWSTTRGEGVKVAVIDTGVDASVADLRGAVVGGTDVSGVGSADGTRPVGASSEHGTMVASLLAGRGTGTGSGVIGVAPAASILSVSVALGGPTPGARDEDAQIADAVRWAVDNGASVINMSLTRNSLDWPESWDRAFLYAYEHDVVVVAAAGNRGSGTTEVGAPATIPGVLAVAGVDRSGAASFDASSQGITIAVAAPSEQLVGVAPGGGYVQWSGTSGAAPLVSGVVALVRAAHPELKADDVVERVLATAQQKGQPEIYGRGLVDAAAAVTAEVAPASGKPLGDLEEWVRLYRRAPVATPTPEAGATADPAPTVPADAAPADPAADALPTVGALRQVGIPALVLSLFAGAAAALSVLAVRHFRRLLRRE
- a CDS encoding DUF501 domain-containing protein, with translation MTRPPFDPPSERDVRVVSAQLGRPARDVVGIAARCVCGNPTVVSTAPRLSDGTPFPTLYYLCHPAATAAISHLEAEHVMAELQDDLAEDEAMRDAYAAAHASYLADRESILVVPELAGVSAGGMPVRVKCLHALAGHALAAGPGVNPIGDIALARASWSPDVCECADHDAA
- a CDS encoding FtsB family cell division protein — encoded protein: MARFPGLDALRSRRSERPRTERVPVALPDGDAPAGNWLRSMRFSGFSAMVLVLLVLTVVVLAPGLRIYLEQRQQLSSLQSAVDAQKQTIAQLQDQRARYDDPAFLKAQVRDRLFYVMPGETSYLVRGLPATGGQAAATTPDGAPISDDLQETKQDWVQALLGSALTSGLSDTPPDQLQGSVQGGDQ
- the eno gene encoding phosphopyruvate hydratase, with the translated sequence MAAIEAVNAREILDSRGNPTVEVEVLLEDGTFTRAAVPSGASTGAFEAYELRDGDAGRYLGKGVQKAVAAVRDEIAPAIQDLDAADQRIIDATMIELDGTENKSRLGANALLGVSLAVAKAAADSAELPLYRYLGGPNAHTLPVPMLNVINGGSHADTNVDIQEFMILPVGASTFSEGLRWGVETYHALKSLLKKKGLSTGLGDEGGFAPNLDSNRAALDLLMEAIESAGFTPGKQIALGLDVASSEFYSDGAYTFEGQKVDAAHMTSYFADLVASYPLITIEDPLDEDDWAGYDHFTAELGSKVQIVGDDLFVTNPKRLADGITRGVANSILVKVNQIGTLTETLDAVALAQRSGYTTVLSHRSGETEDTTIADLAVAVEAGQIKTGAPARSERVAKYNQLLRIEQDLGAAAVYAGRGAFPRFQG